TCGTGCGCCCGCGCGCCTCCACCGGCGTGTGCTCGGCCAGCAGCCGGTGCGCGTTGAGCGCCGCGGCCACCCCCAGCGGCAGCCCGTAGCCCCAGCCCACCGCCGCCGGCCAGTGCCACGCCAGCGCCAGCACGCCCAGGTGGAAGAGCACCTGCCCGGCCTCCGAGCGGGCACACGCGAGCACCTCCTCCGCGTCCGGGGGCGCTTTCACCGCGCCCGCCTGGAGGAACACGCGCGCATACGCGCCGCGCAGCGCGGGCACCCCCCACGCGAGCAGCCCCACCGGCCCGCGCAGCATCCAGAAGGGCAACACGCCCATGAACAGGAGCCAGGTGACGCCCAGGCGCCAGCCCCGGTGCGGGCGGCGGCGGTACGGGTCCGTGGGCAGGCCCGCGTCGTGGTGGTGGCGCAGGTGGTGGTAGCGCGTGGACTCCCAGGTGCTGGCCACCGGGTAGCCGGTGAGGACCTCCAGCAGCCGCAGCCCCGGGCCCTTGTGCCGCGCGCTCAGGTGGACGGCGTCGTGGAAGATGACGCCCAGCGCGTGGATGCGCGCGCCGAGCACGAGCACCGCCAGCGGCGCCACCGGCGGCCACAGGGCCATGGCCAGCCAGCACGCGCCCATCCACGCCCACTCGACGGCGGCCAGCCGCAGCAGGCCGGGCACGGTGGCCCGCACCAGCAGTGCGCGCGGCACCGCGGCGCGTCGTGGGAGCGAGGCGGGAAGAGGAGCGAGCAGGGAAGGGGACGTGCCCGGGGCTTGCAGAGACGCGCGCATGAAATGGACGGACGCGCAGGTGAGCACATCCGGGGAGGGCTGTTGCAAGCCCCCCGCCGGAATGGACACTCCGCCAGCGGCGGGGCACGCTCGGGGCAGCTGCCCGGGCTCTCGCCAAGGCGCGCGTCACACGGGGCCGGAGGCGACATCCCATGAGTGCTGGACCTGGCGGGAACCTGGCTGCACAGGTGTATGCCCCGCTGCACACGACACCGCGCGTCGAGCGCTGGGGCTGGACGTGGCCCCGGTGGAATGACGCGCGCCTGCCCT
The Pyxidicoccus xibeiensis DNA segment above includes these coding regions:
- a CDS encoding fatty acid desaturase family protein translates to MPRALLVRATVPGLLRLAAVEWAWMGACWLAMALWPPVAPLAVLVLGARIHALGVIFHDAVHLSARHKGPGLRLLEVLTGYPVASTWESTRYHHLRHHHDAGLPTDPYRRRPHRGWRLGVTWLLFMGVLPFWMLRGPVGLLAWGVPALRGAYARVFLQAGAVKAPPDAEEVLACARSEAGQVLFHLGVLALAWHWPAAVGWGYGLPLGVAAALNAHRLLAEHTPVEARGRTMEDVLAVTSDHGLGWRGRLGLAPRNVGYHVVHHLHPQVALEHLPRLREWYVAHFPHHYPPPR